From the genome of Laspinema palackyanum D2c:
CAGGACAACTCACCGGCACCGAAGGCTATACTGCTGCCACTGCCGGAGGCTGGTTAGCGGGAACCAATGCCGCCCGATTAGCATTAGGACTAAAACCCGTGTGGTTGCCTTATACAACCATGATGGGGGCGTTGTTCTCATTCATCAGTTCCGCCTCCCCCAAACACTTCCAACCCATGCCGCCTAACTTTGGGATTTTGCCCCCCTTTCCCCAGAAAATCAAGAGCAAACCGGAACGCTACGGCAAATATCGCGATCGGTCCCTGTCTCACTTAGGAATCTGGCGCACCCGCTTGGATGTGAGAGTTCCTGCGTTGACTACATAATCCTTCCTCCTCTCGGGAAAATGTTCGTAGTAACGACTTCAGTCGTTACCGCGTTACTTGGCGTCAAGCCAAGTAACGCCCCATCTAAGCCGCCACTCCCAATGCCTGTCATGGCATCTGCCATGACAGGCAAGCAACGACTGAAGTCGTTACTACGAACGNNNNNNNNNNNNNNNNNNNNNNNNNNNNNNNNNNNNNNNNNNNNNNNNNNNNNNNNNNNNNNNNNNNNNNNNNNNNNNNNNNNNNNNNNNNNNNNNNNNNCAGTCGTTACCGCGTTACTTGGCGTCAAGCCAAGTAACGCCCCATCTAAGCCGCCACTCCCAATGCCTGTCATGGCAGATGCCATGACAGGCAAGCAACGACTGAAGTCGTTACTACGAACAATTTTTCCGAGCCTAAAATGCCACCTGAGCTAAACCCAAAAACCTCACCCCTTGCGGACTTAACTCAAACCGACAGGGTAAAATTTCCAGACCCTTGGCAACCGCTTCCCGTAACAACTTGCCATAAAGCGGATCTGCTGTATCTCCTGGACCAAAAACCTCACAATCTCCCCGACTGATAAAAAATAACGCCACTGCCCTAGCTGAGTGAGTCTCGATCACATCTACTAATTCTAACAAATGCTTGTGTCCTCGGGTGGTGATAGCATCGGGAAATAATGCTTTTTCTCCCTGGGCCCAAGTGACATTTTTCACTTCCAGATAAATCGGTGTGGTTCCCTCAGTTCCAGTGAGAACAAAATCTACCCGACTCTTGCGATCGCGTCCATAAACCACTTCCGGCTTGATCGTCTCGTATGCCCCCAATCCCGGAAACAGTCGTTCTGCCAAAGCTAATTTAATCACTTGATTGGGTAAACTGGTATTCACGCCCACCCAAGTGGTCGGATTTTCTTCCGCTGCCACTAATTCCAAACTATAGGGTAGCTTCCGCTTAATATTGGCACTTAGGGACACCATTACCCGACTTCCCGGGGCGGATAAGCCCAACATTTTACCCGGGTTCGCACAATGTACAGTAATCTCTTCGCCGGTATCTAGTTTGATATCAGCTAGAAAGCGTTTATACCGCTTGAGTAAAGTACCGGGAAATAAAGAGGGATAGTTGTAAACAAACTCGCTCATGTCTGCAATGGGGACTGTGATGTGAACGAACCAGTTTATCAGAAATAGGGACGAAGACTGATCCGCAAGCTGAGAGTTGAGGGGGGCAAGAAACTGGGGTGCGATCGCGAATCCCATCTAAGTGAACATCAACGAATCTTGATTTTTAGAACGGTTTTGAGAGAAAAAACCAGCTAAAGTGAACGGAGAGAACAAAATTCCCTCGGGTAAAAAGACCTAGAGTAATCAGGTTTCAGGCCGATCGCCCCGGGGCAAAACTAAGGAGAATAAACAACACAAACATTCCCGGGAAATGATTGAACCGTAAACCAAACAAACCTCTTGCAACCTTCTTGCCAAACCGATGCAGTTAGTAAATAAGATTGGGATTGAGAATCTACGGGGGGACCTATTTGGTGGCATTACCGCCGCGATCGTTGCCCTACCCCTCGCGTTAGCCTTTGGAGTCGCCTCCGGTGCTGGGGCCATTGCTGGACTCTATGGCGCAATTATCCTCGGTTTTTTTGCCGCCCTCTTTGGCGGGACCCCGGCCCAAGTTTCTGGCCCCACGGGGCCCATGACGGTGATTATTACCACCGTCATTGCTTCCCTGGTGGGGCGTAACCCGGATACAGGGTTAGCA
Proteins encoded in this window:
- the sfsA gene encoding DNA/RNA nuclease SfsA, with protein sequence MSEFVYNYPSLFPGTLLKRYKRFLADIKLDTGEEITVHCANPGKMLGLSAPGSRVMVSLSANIKRKLPYSLELVAAEENPTTWVGVNTSLPNQVIKLALAERLFPGLGAYETIKPEVVYGRDRKSRVDFVLTGTEGTTPIYLEVKNVTWAQGEKALFPDAITTRGHKHLLELVDVIETHSARAVALFFISRGDCEVFGPGDTADPLYGKLLREAVAKGLEILPCRFELSPQGVRFLGLAQVAF